A window from Nevskia ramosa DSM 11499 encodes these proteins:
- a CDS encoding TorF family putative porin, whose translation MLIFRRLLIAVLLPMPAALAGSLDLRTTVATDELFRGISQNNSLSFSLRGDYRFDNRVYLGARALNNRSLGGAQGDFYIGYSHTLNLLGLIQATADGGLSASVFGNDDSRLQNPDYVEGYASLGVGPLRVSGSYAPDYFGTGAAGYRMAGQLKLPLPFPGLSVTGVIGLNVGDGVRRLVASRQQDGRGAQYADYSLVINQELPLAFSVFGQVSGATVEIDDSRAPTFLMGLRWRYGV comes from the coding sequence ATGCTGATCTTCAGACGTCTACTCATCGCCGTCTTGCTGCCGATGCCTGCGGCATTGGCGGGATCGCTCGATCTGCGCACTACGGTGGCGACCGACGAGCTGTTTCGCGGCATTTCGCAGAACAACAGTCTGAGCTTCAGCCTGCGCGGCGACTATCGCTTCGACAATCGTGTCTATCTCGGCGCCCGGGCACTGAACAATCGCAGCCTCGGTGGTGCGCAGGGCGATTTCTACATCGGCTACAGCCATACGCTGAACCTGTTGGGCCTGATCCAGGCGACTGCCGATGGTGGCTTGTCAGCCAGCGTTTTCGGCAATGACGACAGCCGTCTCCAGAATCCAGACTACGTCGAGGGCTACGCCAGCCTCGGGGTTGGCCCGCTGAGAGTCAGCGGCAGCTATGCGCCCGATTACTTCGGCACCGGCGCAGCCGGCTATCGCATGGCCGGTCAGCTGAAATTGCCTTTGCCGTTTCCAGGCTTGAGCGTCACCGGCGTGATCGGCTTGAATGTTGGTGACGGCGTGCGGCGGCTGGTGGCCAGCCGCCAGCAGGATGGGCGCGGCGCGCAATACGCCGATTACAGTCTGGTCATCAATCAGGAATTGCCGTTGGCGTTCTCGGTGTTCGGACAGGTTTCAGGTGCTACCGTGGAGATCGATGATTCCCGCGCGCCGACCTTCCTCATGGGACTGCGCTGGCGCTACGGCGTCTGA
- a CDS encoding outer membrane beta-barrel protein: MSKYTKLLSVAGLACLPGMAFADTPTIGSMLEASGIAVSGYVSASYSANLNDGQVLNYRAYDSSTDTVTIDQTSLTIAYAPTSGFGATANVIIGEDSKVINANFGDGNSIISLPTAFVSYANGGLTVIAGRYGSLAGYEVTADNAAPFVSRSFLFNNTQPFFHTGIRASYKVSDLILVQGGIVNSAPLALTVDDNEQKTIEANVTLTPSDALLLSVTDYYGFDQFGAGGTTVGTNMFDVVAQWKATGQLTLAVNGDMYKVDTVAKTQGVALYGLFQATDLIGLRARVELAEFNPKGGSKDTFKVFTGAVVLSPAKNFDLIAEARYDTSNHDVFLNGFTNDGENGSVQAFKDTGGNVAVKGIFKF, from the coding sequence ATGAGCAAGTACACCAAGTTGCTGTCCGTTGCGGGTCTGGCCTGCCTGCCAGGCATGGCATTCGCAGATACCCCCACCATTGGTTCGATGCTGGAAGCTTCTGGTATCGCCGTGAGCGGTTATGTCAGCGCCTCGTACTCGGCGAATCTCAATGACGGACAGGTCTTGAACTATCGTGCCTACGACAGCTCAACGGACACGGTCACCATCGACCAGACATCGCTGACCATTGCCTACGCACCGACTTCGGGCTTCGGCGCCACCGCCAACGTCATCATTGGCGAAGACTCCAAGGTCATCAACGCCAACTTTGGCGACGGCAATTCGATCATCAGCCTGCCGACCGCCTTCGTCAGCTACGCCAACGGCGGTCTGACGGTCATCGCCGGCCGCTACGGTTCGCTCGCCGGCTACGAAGTGACGGCCGACAACGCCGCCCCGTTCGTGTCGCGTTCGTTCCTGTTCAACAACACCCAGCCGTTCTTCCACACCGGTATCCGCGCTTCGTACAAGGTCAGTGATCTGATCCTCGTGCAGGGCGGTATCGTCAACAGCGCCCCGCTGGCGCTGACGGTTGATGACAACGAGCAGAAGACCATCGAAGCGAACGTCACCCTGACGCCGAGCGACGCGCTGTTGCTGTCGGTCACCGACTACTACGGCTTCGACCAATTCGGCGCCGGCGGCACAACCGTCGGCACCAACATGTTCGACGTCGTTGCCCAATGGAAGGCTACCGGGCAGCTGACCCTGGCCGTCAATGGCGACATGTACAAGGTCGATACCGTTGCCAAGACTCAGGGCGTTGCGCTCTATGGTCTGTTCCAGGCCACGGATCTGATCGGCCTTCGCGCTCGTGTCGAATTGGCCGAGTTCAACCCGAAGGGCGGCAGCAAGGATACGTTCAAGGTTTTCACCGGCGCGGTGGTCCTGTCACCGGCAAAGAACTTCGACCTGATCGCCGAAGCTCGCTATGACACCTCGAATCATGACGTGTTTCTGAACGGCTTCACCAACGACGGCGAGAACGGCAGCGTTCAGGCTTTCAAGGACACCGGCGGCAACGTTGCCGTGAAGGGCATCTTCAAGTTCTGA
- a CDS encoding c-type cytochrome, translated as MSKDQDKKFMISFAGVLALLFGITIAIIALAAIMTPKHDTADESEVKKVAARTAPIGTVITDPALLVKAKAAVKREPYSGEQVYTTVCSACHSGGLLGAPKSDDKAAWAARKGAAGGVDGLTASAIKGKNSMPPRGGNADLTDDEVKAAVEHLLKLSGA; from the coding sequence GTGAGCAAAGACCAGGACAAGAAGTTCATGATTTCGTTCGCCGGCGTTCTGGCGCTGCTGTTCGGAATCACGATCGCCATCATCGCGCTAGCCGCGATCATGACCCCGAAGCACGATACGGCCGATGAGTCCGAAGTGAAGAAGGTTGCCGCCCGCACCGCGCCGATCGGCACCGTGATCACCGACCCGGCGCTGCTGGTCAAGGCCAAGGCCGCGGTGAAGCGCGAGCCCTACAGCGGCGAGCAGGTCTACACGACGGTCTGCAGCGCTTGCCACAGCGGTGGCTTGCTGGGCGCGCCGAAGTCGGACGACAAGGCCGCTTGGGCCGCGCGCAAGGGCGCTGCCGGCGGCGTCGATGGTCTGACCGCCTCGGCGATCAAGGGCAAGAATTCGATGCCACCGCGCGGCGGCAATGCCGATCTGACCGACGACGAAGTCAAGGCCGCCGTCGAGCACCTGCTGAAGCTGTCCGGCGCCTGA
- a CDS encoding KpsF/GutQ family sugar-phosphate isomerase, whose product MADSALIIPVVDSTALQETARRVLGIERDALAALLPRIDDRFARACQLLIGCRGRVIVTGMGKSGHIGGKIAATLASTGTPAFFVHPGEASHGDLGMITRDDSVIAISNSGETAEVLTILPLIKRMGIPLISMTGRPGSTLAKSADVHLDVSVAQEACPLNLAPTASTTATLAMGDALAVALLEARGFTPEDFALSHPGGTLGRRLLLKVGDLMATGERIPQVPADATLSTALLEMTHKGLGMTAVIDGNGEALGLFTDGDLRRVLDANLDVRSARITEVMTRGGKSIRSTQLAAEAVHLMEKHRITVLMVLDDNRHLEGVLHMHDLLRAGVV is encoded by the coding sequence ATGGCTGACTCAGCACTAATCATTCCCGTGGTCGACAGCACCGCTCTGCAGGAAACCGCGCGCCGCGTACTCGGCATCGAGCGCGATGCGCTGGCTGCGCTGCTGCCGCGCATCGACGATCGCTTCGCCCGCGCCTGCCAGCTGCTGATCGGCTGCCGCGGCCGCGTGATCGTCACCGGCATGGGCAAGAGCGGCCACATCGGCGGCAAGATCGCCGCCACTCTGGCGTCGACCGGTACGCCGGCCTTCTTCGTCCACCCCGGTGAAGCCAGCCACGGCGACCTCGGCATGATCACCCGCGATGACTCTGTGATCGCGATCAGCAATTCCGGCGAAACCGCCGAAGTGTTGACCATCCTGCCGCTGATCAAGCGCATGGGGATTCCGCTGATATCGATGACCGGCCGCCCAGGCTCGACCTTGGCGAAATCGGCCGATGTTCATCTCGATGTCTCGGTCGCCCAGGAAGCCTGCCCGCTCAATCTCGCCCCGACGGCCAGCACCACCGCCACCCTGGCGATGGGCGACGCGCTGGCCGTGGCCCTGCTCGAAGCTCGCGGTTTCACGCCGGAAGATTTCGCGCTGAGTCATCCGGGCGGCACGCTCGGCCGTCGCCTGCTGCTCAAGGTCGGCGATCTGATGGCGACCGGTGAGCGCATTCCGCAGGTGCCAGCCGACGCCACCCTGTCGACCGCGCTGCTGGAGATGACCCACAAGGGGCTCGGCATGACCGCCGTCATCGACGGTAACGGTGAGGCGCTCGGTCTGTTCACCGACGGCGATCTGCGCCGCGTGCTGGACGCCAATCTCGACGTCCGCAGCGCCCGGATCACCGAGGTGATGACCCGCGGCGGCAAATCGATCCGCTCGACGCAACTGGCGGCAGAGGCCGTGCATCTGATGGAAAAGCACCGCATCACCGTATTGATGGTACTCGACGACAACCGGCATCTCGAAGGCGTTCTGCATATGCATGATCTGCTGCGCGCGGGCGTGGTCTGA
- a CDS encoding KdsC family phosphatase, translating into MQTLTERARNIRCAVFDVDGVMTDCKLYLAPDGTELKAVHVRDGLGLKLLMQAGIEVAVISGRPSAAMQARFEYLGIQHVWLNVEQKIPAWDALLAKLGLRDDQLMMMGDDTPDLPLMQRAGLAMTVADAHPKVLAVAHWASRLTGGNGAVRDAADLILNAQAMTVAGAQA; encoded by the coding sequence ATGCAAACCCTGACCGAGCGGGCCCGCAACATCCGTTGCGCGGTATTCGACGTAGACGGCGTGATGACCGACTGCAAGCTCTATCTGGCGCCGGACGGCACCGAGCTGAAAGCCGTGCATGTCCGCGATGGCCTCGGGCTGAAACTGCTGATGCAGGCCGGCATCGAAGTCGCGGTGATTTCCGGCCGGCCGTCGGCAGCGATGCAGGCGCGCTTCGAATATCTCGGCATCCAGCATGTCTGGCTGAACGTCGAGCAGAAGATTCCGGCCTGGGACGCGCTGCTTGCCAAGCTCGGACTGCGTGACGATCAACTGATGATGATGGGTGACGACACCCCGGATCTGCCGCTGATGCAGCGCGCCGGCCTGGCGATGACCGTGGCCGATGCCCATCCTAAAGTGCTCGCCGTCGCCCACTGGGCCAGCCGCCTGACCGGCGGCAACGGTGCCGTGCGCGATGCCGCCGATCTGATCCTCAACGCTCAGGCGATGACCGTGGCGGGAGCGCAGGCATGA
- the lptC gene encoding LPS export ABC transporter periplasmic protein LptC, with protein sequence MTRVAVAAIAVAALAGLLYTLNRIDDVAVVSSAADNKLPRYTLTSAELTRYDADGKPSLKATAASLEYFDDESAQATTLVVDVLSGPKTPWHVTAPTGSLAPGSRVMTLSGEVIANGQWPDNGEAVVVRSPTMKIDPDAHLLSSDVDVNADSRTRKGTATGMTANWAQQDLHLLNNVKMRYEVNR encoded by the coding sequence ATGACCCGCGTTGCCGTCGCCGCGATCGCGGTCGCCGCACTCGCCGGCCTGCTCTACACGCTGAACCGGATTGACGACGTCGCCGTGGTGAGCAGCGCAGCCGACAACAAGCTGCCGCGCTATACGCTGACCTCCGCCGAGCTGACTCGCTACGACGCCGACGGCAAGCCGTCTCTGAAAGCGACCGCCGCCAGCCTCGAATACTTCGACGATGAATCGGCACAGGCGACGACCCTGGTGGTCGACGTGCTGTCCGGCCCCAAGACGCCCTGGCACGTCACCGCGCCCACCGGCAGCCTGGCGCCGGGCAGCCGGGTGATGACCTTGTCCGGCGAGGTGATCGCCAACGGTCAATGGCCGGACAATGGCGAAGCGGTGGTCGTGCGCTCGCCAACGATGAAGATCGATCCGGATGCTCATCTGCTGAGTTCCGACGTCGACGTGAACGCCGACAGCCGCACGCGCAAGGGCACGGCGACCGGCATGACTGCCAATTGGGCACAGCAGGACCTGCACCTGCTCAACAACGTGAAGATGCGCTATGAAGTCAATCGCTGA
- the lptA gene encoding lipopolysaccharide transport periplasmic protein LptA translates to MKSIAERASYRVWPQGWRLLAALLLAGSAQAAPSAPKGPSVDKAELVKLPKGSDLKPTGPVTLTSDKAELVQGNSAVYTGNVVLTSDTLKLEGDRVELKQYPGGQYEAKITGGPARMNHAGNGTENPAVAARAKTLNYDSRSGVLDLLTDAYVLRGTDEITGDTIKYDVRERRIQASGGDGGQVKIIIQPASNDPAPAPAPPAEGGPK, encoded by the coding sequence ATGAAGTCAATCGCTGAACGGGCGAGTTATCGGGTCTGGCCTCAAGGCTGGCGCTTGCTGGCCGCGCTGCTGCTGGCTGGCAGCGCTCAGGCCGCGCCGTCGGCGCCGAAGGGCCCCTCGGTCGACAAGGCCGAACTGGTCAAGCTGCCGAAAGGCTCGGACCTGAAGCCGACCGGCCCGGTGACGCTGACCTCGGACAAAGCCGAACTGGTGCAGGGCAACTCGGCGGTCTACACCGGCAACGTCGTGCTGACCTCGGACACGCTGAAGCTTGAAGGCGACAGAGTCGAGCTGAAGCAGTATCCGGGCGGCCAGTACGAAGCCAAGATCACCGGCGGTCCGGCGCGGATGAACCACGCTGGCAACGGCACCGAAAATCCGGCCGTCGCCGCCCGCGCGAAGACGCTGAACTACGACTCGCGCAGCGGCGTGCTCGATCTGCTGACCGATGCCTACGTGCTGCGCGGCACCGACGAGATCACCGGCGACACCATCAAGTACGACGTCAGGGAGCGCCGCATCCAGGCCTCGGGCGGTGATGGCGGCCAGGTCAAGATCATCATCCAGCCGGCGTCCAACGACCCTGCTCCGGCACCGGCACCACCCGCCGAAGGAGGTCCGAAGTGA
- the lptB gene encoding LPS export ABC transporter ATP-binding protein has product MDDKQPRSVLQARDLVKRYKKRTVVDGVSLNVRAGEIVGLLGPNGAGKTTSFYMVVGLVPADAGVIELDGRDITKLPMHARAKAGIGYLPQEASVFRKLSVADNVMAILELREDLDKTARLQELERLLEELHISHVREGLGMSLSGGERRRAEIARALAANPRFVLLDEPFAGVDPIAVIDIQGIVRHLSERGIGVLITDHNVRETLGICTRGYILAGGKVIAEGTPDQLMENETVRKVYLGEQFRL; this is encoded by the coding sequence TTGGACGATAAACAGCCGCGTTCAGTGCTGCAGGCACGCGATCTGGTCAAGCGCTACAAGAAGCGCACCGTGGTCGATGGCGTATCGCTGAATGTGCGCGCCGGCGAAATCGTCGGCCTGCTCGGCCCGAACGGTGCCGGCAAGACCACCTCGTTCTACATGGTCGTCGGCCTGGTGCCGGCCGATGCCGGCGTCATCGAGCTCGATGGCCGTGACATCACCAAGCTGCCGATGCATGCGCGCGCTAAGGCCGGCATCGGCTACCTGCCGCAGGAAGCCTCGGTGTTCCGCAAGCTGTCGGTCGCCGACAACGTCATGGCGATCCTCGAACTGCGCGAGGATCTCGACAAGACCGCTCGCCTGCAGGAACTGGAACGGCTGCTCGAAGAACTGCACATCAGCCATGTCCGCGAAGGACTGGGCATGTCGCTGTCCGGTGGTGAACGGCGGCGCGCCGAAATCGCCCGCGCGCTGGCGGCGAATCCGCGCTTCGTGCTGCTCGACGAACCGTTTGCCGGTGTTGATCCGATTGCCGTGATCGACATCCAAGGCATCGTCCGTCACCTGTCCGAGCGCGGCATCGGCGTGCTCATCACCGATCACAACGTGCGCGAAACGCTCGGCATCTGCACGCGTGGCTACATCCTGGCCGGCGGCAAGGTCATAGCCGAAGGCACGCCGGATCAGCTGATGGAGAACGAGACAGTGCGGAAGGTCTATCTGGGCGAGCAGTTCCGCCTCTGA
- a CDS encoding RNA polymerase factor sigma-54, with translation MKQSLSLRTGLALTMTPALQQAIRLLQLSSLDLQLEIRQALESNVMLEADGDDLEMQTTEEAMAEADSDAAVAEAGSAAETVIELGGENVIPEEMPVDADWGDIYDSAGSAGSGSGEDDDGLHDFMQANLHGSQSLRDHLTWQASIAPFDEVDAEVALHIIDAINDDGYLEDWDGVRDRLVGGQNIPLERVEKILRSVQDFDPSGVAARDLPECLRLQLQQYPAKTPGLSAAFRILEAPMAMLARHDETALIKATGLPLEALREGLALVQTLQPHPGRPYQAHESDYIAPDVFVGKKNGRWRVSLNPEHTPKLRINQLYQGMVKRADTSRDQLTMKQHLQEARYFINSLEARNETLLKVAQCIVEEQRAFLDYGEEAMRPLVLRDVAEQLGIHESTVSRATANKYMLTPRGLYELKYFFSSHVQTTEGGTCSATAIQAMIKRLIAAEDATKPLSDSTLAEMLLKEGIQVARRTVAKYREALRIPPSHERKPIG, from the coding sequence ATGAAGCAGTCGCTGTCGCTCCGCACTGGTCTGGCCCTGACCATGACGCCTGCCCTGCAGCAGGCGATCCGCCTGTTGCAGTTGTCCAGCCTCGATCTGCAACTGGAAATACGCCAGGCGCTGGAATCGAACGTGATGCTGGAGGCCGACGGCGACGACCTCGAAATGCAGACCACCGAAGAAGCGATGGCCGAGGCCGACAGCGATGCCGCCGTCGCCGAAGCAGGCTCGGCGGCCGAAACGGTGATCGAACTCGGCGGCGAAAACGTCATTCCCGAAGAGATGCCAGTCGATGCCGACTGGGGCGATATCTACGACAGCGCCGGCTCGGCCGGCAGCGGCAGTGGCGAGGACGACGACGGCCTGCACGATTTCATGCAGGCCAATCTGCACGGCTCGCAATCGCTGCGCGACCATCTGACCTGGCAGGCGAGCATTGCGCCATTCGATGAAGTCGACGCCGAAGTGGCGCTGCACATCATCGATGCGATCAACGACGACGGTTATCTCGAAGACTGGGACGGCGTTCGCGATCGCTTGGTCGGCGGCCAGAACATTCCGCTGGAGCGCGTCGAAAAGATCCTGCGCTCGGTGCAGGACTTCGATCCGTCCGGCGTCGCCGCTCGGGATCTGCCCGAATGTCTGCGCCTGCAACTGCAGCAGTATCCGGCGAAAACGCCTGGCCTGAGCGCTGCGTTCAGAATCCTCGAAGCGCCGATGGCGATGCTCGCGCGCCACGATGAAACCGCGCTGATCAAAGCCACCGGCCTGCCCCTGGAGGCGCTGCGCGAAGGTCTGGCCCTGGTGCAGACCTTGCAGCCGCACCCGGGCCGCCCGTATCAGGCGCACGAGAGCGACTACATCGCCCCCGATGTCTTCGTCGGCAAGAAGAACGGCCGCTGGCGCGTTTCACTGAACCCGGAGCACACGCCGAAGCTCAGGATCAACCAGCTCTATCAGGGCATGGTCAAGCGCGCCGATACCTCGCGCGATCAATTGACCATGAAGCAGCACCTGCAGGAAGCGCGCTATTTCATCAATTCACTCGAGGCGCGGAACGAAACCCTGCTCAAGGTTGCCCAATGCATAGTCGAGGAACAGCGGGCCTTCCTCGACTACGGCGAAGAGGCAATGCGGCCACTGGTGCTGCGGGATGTCGCCGAACAGTTGGGAATTCATGAGTCAACGGTATCGCGCGCGACAGCAAACAAGTACATGCTGACGCCCAGAGGCCTTTACGAACTGAAGTATTTCTTCTCCAGTCATGTCCAGACCACGGAAGGAGGTACCTGCTCCGCCACAGCCATCCAGGCCATGATCAAGCGACTCATCGCTGCCGAAGATGCCACCAAGCCCTTGTCCGATTCGACGCTCGCCGAGATGCTGCTGAAGGAAGGCATCCAGGTGGCCCGTCGCACGGTCGCAAAGTATCGCGAGGCGCTGCGCATCCCGCCGTCACATGAGCGCAAGCCGATCGGCTGA
- the hpf gene encoding ribosome hibernation-promoting factor, HPF/YfiA family: MNLNISGHHLDLTPALRTYVTDKLKRVERHFDHLIDAAVILSVDNKLQHKAEATLHARGTNLHAESINGDMYAAIDSLIDKLDQQTRKFKDKLRDHHAREVQKHTIN, encoded by the coding sequence ATGAACCTGAACATTTCCGGTCATCATCTCGATCTCACGCCGGCCCTGCGCACTTACGTCACCGACAAGCTGAAGCGCGTCGAGCGCCATTTCGATCACCTGATCGACGCCGCCGTGATCCTCTCGGTCGACAACAAACTGCAGCACAAGGCCGAAGCGACGCTTCATGCACGAGGGACCAACCTGCATGCCGAGTCGATCAACGGCGACATGTACGCAGCGATCGACAGCCTGATCGACAAACTCGATCAGCAGACCCGGAAATTCAAGGACAAGCTTCGCGACCATCACGCGCGCGAAGTTCAGAAACACACCATCAACTAG